GAAACCGCCCGCGGAGAAACAGAGCTCTTGATTGATGAGCTGATAAACGAAGGCAAGGGCAGTTCAGGGGAGTTTGCCGAGAGCAGCGGAGATTCTTCGCTTTCAACCAACGCAGCCAAGGCAAGGACTCTCGCTTCTGCTGTTGACCCGTCAAAGCTTTCTGTCCCAGGGCCTTACGGCCCGAAATGGCCTAATATTATTGAGCCCGTAGAGATGGAGCTTTCCGAGGCAGAGATTAAGATTACCATTGAAGATGAAAACGCAAAATATCCGGTTGTATGGGCTTTGAGCAACAAAAAGGGCAATACAAGGGAAACAGAAGCTTCCACACAGATCTTCACCGAATGGATGGGTATGGACGAGCAAACGAGGAAAAGTTTTTTTGAGTCTCTCGAACAGGCGCGGGAGGTTAAGCCCTTCCAGATTGATATGGACCCGGGATACGTTACGAAAAAGGAAAAATTCAAGACCCGTTCGGTAGTGCGTGATAAAGACGGGAAGCGGAAATCCGTGTTTAAAACAAGATATCGCACGCGAAGGGTTCCAAGGGGACAGAATTCCCTGTATATGGATTTTATGTATGTTCTCAAGGGTCATCTGGATATCCAGAGGCTCAAACAAAATTACATCTCCGACGAATACAGAAACGAAAATATTGCAAAATACCTCGGCCTCTGGGGCACTAAAAGAGTGAATGTAAACACTGCCCCAAGGCAGGTGCTTGAGGCCCTCTTTGTTTATGGCGGCGATGAGGTAGATTTGGCCGATGCCGTGATAGCGGAGAGGTATCAGGAGCCTTTCAGGAGCTTTGACGACTTAAGAGATCGGCTCTACAGCTATGCCGATTCGCTTGATAAAGTTGAAGACAGAGTTCTGTGCAGAAGTATATGCTGGTCTGTCCATATTGAGGCTGTTTCGGGCAATGCCTCAGCCCGCTCTACAACTGCCTTTATGAGGGATAAAAAAAGATATGTTAAGATTGCAACAGTTTATGAATAATAAGCTGCTATTTTTATTTGGAGCTGAAAATTGGAACACGGAAAACATTTAGGAATATTCATATCCGGCGAAACAGCCTACGCAGGCTTGTTCTCTGCCAAAGCCGGGCAGAAAAAGCTTTTGCAGAGCTTCAGCGTTTCTTTGGCTGGTCAGGAGGAAGATTCCTCCAAAAGCCTCGGAAGGCTTCTTGCAGAAAAGATATCAGAG
This window of the Sedimentisphaera salicampi genome carries:
- a CDS encoding type II secretion system protein GspK; translation: MKRRGSGNRKAAALIITMMAMAVLVSMSYVTVSKLLSRERRHNYIVNYMKANYACDSATRYAENRFNNSVDLDLKSRRYLPDFSDLFMQDTEQYQFMLSQFAESLAQRKSERYEHYVQTGEFEIETARGETELLIDELINEGKGSSGEFAESSGDSSLSTNAAKARTLASAVDPSKLSVPGPYGPKWPNIIEPVEMELSEAEIKITIEDENAKYPVVWALSNKKGNTRETEASTQIFTEWMGMDEQTRKSFFESLEQAREVKPFQIDMDPGYVTKKEKFKTRSVVRDKDGKRKSVFKTRYRTRRVPRGQNSLYMDFMYVLKGHLDIQRLKQNYISDEYRNENIAKYLGLWGTKRVNVNTAPRQVLEALFVYGGDEVDLADAVIAERYQEPFRSFDDLRDRLYSYADSLDKVEDRVLCRSICWSVHIEAVSGNASARSTTAFMRDKKRYVKIATVYE